Proteins encoded within one genomic window of Citricoccus muralis:
- a CDS encoding CueP family metal-binding protein, which translates to MNHPTVPRRRNLNVAATATFAAALVLTGCTTTSPEPESTSIGSQAVDTDFLADHNLDGLDATQVIERLDTMPVADRPTDLIASVQPDALILTDDQDRETRLPMPEDEVYISVAPYREQTHDCYFHSLTTCLGELTNSEVQVTLTGEDGDVLVNEVQQTYDNGFVGVWVPHGIEATLTIEHEGQTGSAIISTMNDDDPTCITTLQLT; encoded by the coding sequence ATGAACCACCCCACCGTGCCGCGGCGCCGAAATCTGAACGTCGCTGCCACCGCTACCTTTGCCGCCGCCCTCGTTCTCACCGGATGCACCACCACGTCGCCCGAGCCCGAATCCACCTCCATCGGCAGTCAAGCCGTCGACACTGACTTCCTGGCAGACCACAACCTGGACGGACTCGACGCCACGCAGGTCATCGAGCGGCTCGACACGATGCCCGTCGCCGACCGCCCCACCGATCTGATTGCATCTGTGCAACCCGACGCGCTCATTCTCACCGACGATCAAGACCGCGAGACACGACTGCCGATGCCCGAAGACGAGGTGTACATCTCGGTCGCCCCATATCGTGAGCAAACGCACGATTGCTACTTCCACAGCCTGACCACCTGCCTCGGAGAACTCACTAACAGCGAAGTCCAGGTCACGCTCACCGGCGAGGACGGCGATGTGCTCGTCAACGAGGTGCAACAGACCTACGACAACGGGTTTGTCGGCGTCTGGGTGCCCCACGGCATCGAGGCAACGCTCACGATCGAGCACGAAGGTCAGACGGGATCCGCGATCATCTCCACGATGAACGACGACGACCCGACGTGCATCACCACATTGCAACTGACCTGA